Proteins encoded by one window of Streptomyces sp. LX-29:
- a CDS encoding DUF2637 domain-containing protein, translating into MRLTDISLDWALPVAVALVGVVAAVTVLARGRNGKGKGKNDTAVVDSWERSEERRRRKEAVYGMASYLLLFCCAAVAAALSFHGLVGFGRQNLNLSGGWEYLVPFGLDGAAMFCSVLAVREASHGDAALGSRLLVWLFAGAAAWFNWVHAPRGVGHAGAPQFFAGMSLSAAVLFDRALKQTRRAALREQGLVPRPLPQIRIVRWLRAPRETFGAWSLMLLEGVRTLDEAVEEVREDRRQKEQHRDRRRDQEKLDRARIKAYNRQHRAWGRRGGRQVDVAGLSAPPAQLSSDPAIADSGRLPTPSSLPSPRSADDARTDAARLSSPLDALGTTHTGGAASGRLDRDRPRTVDLTAEDDTLAIPRLDSLEAKLARIERRFG; encoded by the coding sequence TGACGGTGCTCGCGCGCGGCCGCAACGGCAAGGGCAAGGGCAAGAACGACACGGCGGTGGTGGATTCCTGGGAGCGCAGCGAGGAGCGGCGGCGGCGCAAGGAGGCCGTCTACGGCATGGCCTCGTATCTGCTGCTGTTCTGCTGCGCCGCGGTCGCCGCCGCGCTCTCCTTCCACGGCCTGGTGGGCTTCGGACGGCAGAACCTCAACCTGTCCGGCGGCTGGGAGTACCTGGTCCCCTTCGGCCTCGACGGCGCGGCCATGTTCTGCTCGGTGCTGGCGGTACGCGAGGCCAGCCACGGTGACGCGGCGCTCGGCTCGCGCCTGCTGGTGTGGCTGTTCGCGGGCGCCGCGGCCTGGTTCAACTGGGTGCACGCCCCGCGCGGCGTGGGCCACGCCGGCGCCCCGCAGTTCTTCGCCGGCATGTCTCTCTCGGCCGCCGTGCTCTTCGACCGGGCGCTGAAGCAGACCCGCCGCGCGGCGCTGCGCGAGCAGGGCCTGGTGCCCCGGCCGCTGCCGCAGATCCGCATCGTCCGCTGGCTGCGCGCCCCGCGCGAGACCTTCGGCGCCTGGTCGCTGATGCTGCTCGAGGGCGTGCGCACACTGGACGAGGCGGTCGAGGAGGTCCGTGAGGACCGTCGCCAGAAGGAGCAGCACCGGGACCGCAGGCGGGACCAGGAGAAGCTGGACCGGGCCCGGATCAAGGCGTACAACCGCCAGCACCGGGCCTGGGGGCGGCGCGGTGGGCGCCAGGTGGACGTCGCCGGGCTCTCCGCCCCTCCGGCGCAGCTCAGCTCGGACCCTGCCATAGCGGACTCAGGACGACTGCCCACACCCTCATCTCTTCCGTCCCCGCGGTCCGCGGACGACGCGCGGACTGACGCGGCCCGCCTCTCCTCCCCCCTCGACGCCCTCGGCACGACGCACACCGGGGGCGCCGCGTCCGGCAGGCTGGACAGGGATCGCCCGCGCACCGTCGACCTCACCGCCGAGGACGACACCCTCGCCATCCCGCGCCTGGACTCCCTGGAGGCCAAGCTGGCGCGGATCGAGCGGCGGTTCGGCTGA
- a CDS encoding ATP-binding protein, which produces MHVRGQCDPDGRCERGRSLNRRLGHADLGGVADVRRELRDLLRHWGGPGRADVAELLLSELVTNALVHTDRGAVVKASFDGDPGEGPRGAPGASAHRGPPERPAVSAGRLRVEVRDFVPRRAALRARSDGFADATGTSGRGLLLVNTLADAWGVCAHGVGKSVWFELEDEEGPEGGG; this is translated from the coding sequence GTGCACGTTCGAGGACAGTGCGATCCGGACGGCCGATGTGAGCGGGGGCGGAGCCTGAACAGACGATTAGGCCACGCGGATCTCGGTGGGGTGGCGGACGTCCGCCGGGAGCTACGGGATCTGCTGCGGCACTGGGGCGGACCCGGCCGGGCCGACGTGGCCGAGCTGCTGCTCAGCGAGCTGGTGACCAACGCGCTGGTGCACACCGACCGCGGCGCCGTGGTCAAGGCCAGCTTCGACGGCGATCCGGGCGAGGGCCCCCGCGGGGCGCCGGGGGCGAGTGCGCACAGGGGCCCGCCCGAGCGGCCGGCGGTGTCCGCGGGGCGATTACGCGTCGAGGTCAGGGACTTCGTTCCCCGGCGCGCGGCGCTGCGGGCGCGTTCCGACGGCTTCGCGGACGCGACGGGCACCTCGGGGCGGGGGCTGCTGCTGGTCAACACCCTCGCCGACGCGTGGGGCGTGTGCGCGCACGGCGTCGGCAAGTCGGTGTGGTTCGAGCTGGAGGACGAAGAAGGGCCGGAGGGCGGGGGCTGA
- a CDS encoding pyruvate dehydrogenase, whose translation MAKQNVAEQFVDVLARAGVRRLYGVVGDSLNPVVDAVRRNRSIDWIQVRHEEVAAFAAGAEAQLTARLAACAGSCGPGNLHLINGLYDAHRSMAPVLALASHIPSSEIGTGYFQETHPDQLFRECSHYCELISSPQQMPRVLQTAIQHAVGRGGVSVVALPGDVADRPAPERAEEHALVTSRPTVRPGDAEIDELARMVDEAGRVTLFCGSGTAGAHREVMAFAERVKAPVGHALRGKEHIQYDNPYDVGMSGLLGYGAAYDATHECDLLILLGTDFPYGAFLPDDVRTVQVDVRPEHLGRRSKLDLAVWGDVRETLHCLTPKVRPKKSRAFLDRMLKKHAEALEGVVRAYTRKVEHHVPIHPEYVASVLDEEADADAVFTVDTGMCNVWAARYLTPNGRRRVIGSFTHGSMANALPQAIGAQFLDRRRQVVSMSGDGGFTMLMGDFLTLVQYELPVKVVLFNNSSLGMVELEMLVAGLPSYGTENHNPDFAAIATAAGAFGVRVEKPKQLRGALRAAFKHRGPALVDVVTDPNALSIPPKIKAEMVTGFALSASKMVLDGGVGKMVQMARSNLRNVPRP comes from the coding sequence ATGGCCAAGCAGAACGTGGCGGAACAGTTCGTGGACGTCTTGGCGCGCGCCGGCGTGCGACGGCTGTACGGGGTCGTGGGCGACAGCCTCAACCCCGTGGTGGACGCCGTCCGTCGCAACAGGTCGATCGACTGGATCCAGGTGCGTCACGAGGAGGTCGCGGCGTTCGCCGCCGGCGCCGAGGCCCAGTTGACCGCCCGGCTGGCCGCCTGCGCCGGTTCCTGCGGGCCCGGCAACCTGCACCTCATCAACGGCCTGTACGACGCCCACCGCTCCATGGCCCCGGTGCTCGCCCTCGCCTCGCACATCCCCAGCAGCGAGATCGGCACCGGCTACTTCCAGGAGACCCACCCCGACCAGCTGTTCCGCGAGTGCAGCCACTACTGCGAACTGATCTCCAGCCCGCAGCAGATGCCGCGGGTGCTCCAGACGGCGATCCAGCACGCGGTCGGGCGCGGCGGGGTCAGCGTCGTGGCGCTGCCCGGCGACGTCGCCGACCGTCCGGCGCCGGAGCGCGCCGAGGAGCACGCCCTGGTCACCTCCCGGCCCACCGTGCGGCCCGGGGACGCGGAGATCGACGAGCTCGCGCGCATGGTCGACGAGGCCGGGCGGGTGACGCTGTTCTGCGGCAGCGGCACCGCCGGCGCCCACCGCGAGGTGATGGCCTTCGCCGAGCGGGTGAAGGCCCCGGTCGGGCACGCGCTGCGGGGCAAGGAGCACATCCAGTACGACAACCCGTACGACGTCGGCATGAGCGGGCTGCTCGGCTACGGCGCGGCGTACGACGCCACCCACGAGTGCGACCTGCTGATCCTGCTCGGTACCGACTTCCCGTACGGCGCCTTCCTCCCGGACGACGTGCGGACGGTGCAGGTGGACGTGCGGCCCGAGCACCTCGGCCGGCGCTCCAAGCTGGACCTGGCGGTGTGGGGCGACGTGCGCGAGACGCTGCACTGTCTGACCCCCAAGGTGCGGCCCAAGAAGAGCCGCGCGTTCCTCGACCGGATGCTGAAGAAGCACGCCGAGGCGCTGGAGGGGGTGGTCCGCGCCTACACCCGCAAGGTGGAGCACCATGTGCCGATCCACCCGGAGTACGTGGCCTCGGTGCTGGACGAGGAGGCCGACGCCGACGCGGTCTTCACCGTGGACACCGGGATGTGCAACGTCTGGGCGGCGCGCTACCTCACGCCCAACGGCCGGCGCCGGGTGATCGGCTCGTTCACCCATGGATCGATGGCCAACGCCCTGCCGCAGGCGATCGGCGCGCAGTTCCTCGACCGGCGCCGCCAGGTCGTCTCGATGTCGGGGGACGGCGGGTTCACCATGCTGATGGGGGACTTCCTCACCCTGGTGCAGTACGAACTGCCGGTGAAGGTCGTGCTGTTCAACAACTCCTCGCTGGGCATGGTGGAGCTGGAGATGCTGGTCGCCGGGCTGCCCTCGTACGGGACCGAGAACCACAACCCGGACTTCGCCGCCATCGCCACCGCGGCCGGGGCCTTCGGGGTGCGCGTGGAGAAGCCCAAGCAGCTGCGGGGCGCGCTGCGCGCCGCGTTCAAGCACCGGGGACCGGCCCTCGTCGACGTGGTCACCGACCCCAACGCGCTCTCCATCCCGCCGAAGATCAAGGCGGAGATGGTGACCGGTTTCGCGCTGTCGGCGAGCAAGATGGTGCTGGACGGCGGGGTCGGGAAGATGGTGCAGATGGCGCGTTCCAACCTGCGTAACGTGCCGCGCCCGTGA